One genomic window of Actinoplanes lobatus includes the following:
- a CDS encoding glutamate synthase subunit beta — MPDPNGFLRYQRQLPKRRPVPVRILDYKEVYPPAGEELIRDQATRCMDCGIPFCHDGCPLGNRIPDWNDLVRTQQWEAAADSLHATNNFPEFTGRLCPAPCEAACVLGIGDDPVTIKQVEVEIANHAFDLGFVKPQPAPVASGKSVAVVGSGPAGLAAAQQLARAGHAVTVYERDDRIGGLLRYGIPDFKIEKHVIDARLAQMSAEGVEFQAGVDVGTDITADDLRERYDAVLLAAGALAGRDAQETPGRQLNGVHLAMEHLVPANRIVAGLQDTTPIDAHGKHVIIIGGGDTGADCLGVAHRQGAASITQLDQYPLPPDLRAGVKDPWPTWPLILRNYAAHEEGGDRVFGVAVQEFVGDENGNLVAVRIADVSVQRVDGVRTVVIAPGTERELRADLVLLAIGFEGTEDQPLLSQFGISRNRRNVLDADQGWQTSAEGVFVAGDMHKGASLIVWAIAEGRAAAAAIHSYLGAAGELPAPVRSDSQPLSV, encoded by the coding sequence GTGCCTGACCCGAACGGTTTCCTCCGCTACCAGCGGCAGCTCCCGAAGCGCCGCCCGGTGCCGGTGCGCATCCTGGACTACAAAGAGGTCTACCCGCCCGCGGGCGAGGAACTGATCCGCGACCAGGCCACCCGCTGCATGGATTGCGGCATCCCGTTCTGTCACGACGGCTGTCCGCTGGGCAACCGCATCCCGGACTGGAACGACCTCGTCCGTACCCAGCAGTGGGAGGCCGCGGCCGACTCGCTGCACGCCACCAACAACTTCCCCGAGTTCACCGGCCGGCTCTGCCCGGCGCCGTGTGAGGCGGCCTGCGTGCTCGGCATCGGCGACGACCCGGTGACCATCAAGCAGGTCGAGGTGGAGATCGCCAACCACGCGTTCGACCTCGGCTTCGTCAAGCCGCAGCCGGCGCCGGTGGCGTCCGGGAAGTCGGTCGCGGTCGTCGGCTCCGGCCCGGCCGGGCTGGCCGCCGCCCAGCAGCTGGCCCGCGCCGGCCACGCGGTCACCGTCTACGAGCGCGACGACCGCATCGGCGGCCTGCTCCGCTACGGCATCCCGGACTTCAAGATCGAGAAGCACGTCATCGACGCGCGGCTCGCCCAGATGTCCGCCGAGGGCGTCGAGTTCCAGGCCGGCGTCGACGTCGGCACCGACATCACCGCCGACGACCTGCGCGAACGCTACGACGCCGTGCTCCTTGCCGCCGGCGCCCTGGCCGGCCGCGACGCCCAGGAGACCCCCGGCCGCCAGCTCAACGGCGTCCACCTGGCCATGGAACACCTCGTTCCGGCCAACCGGATCGTCGCCGGGCTCCAGGACACCACGCCGATCGACGCGCACGGCAAGCACGTCATCATCATCGGCGGCGGCGACACCGGCGCCGACTGCCTCGGCGTCGCCCACCGCCAGGGCGCCGCGTCGATCACCCAGCTCGACCAGTACCCCCTGCCGCCCGACCTGCGTGCCGGCGTCAAGGACCCGTGGCCCACCTGGCCGCTGATCCTGCGCAACTACGCCGCCCACGAGGAGGGCGGCGACCGGGTCTTCGGCGTCGCCGTGCAGGAGTTCGTCGGTGACGAGAACGGCAACCTCGTCGCCGTGCGCATCGCCGACGTCAGCGTCCAGCGCGTCGACGGTGTCCGCACCGTCGTCATCGCCCCCGGCACCGAACGCGAACTGCGCGCCGACCTGGTCCTGCTCGCCATCGGCTTCGAGGGCACCGAGGACCAGCCGCTGCTCAGCCAGTTCGGCATCAGCCGCAACCGGCGCAACGTCCTCGACGCCGACCAGGGTTGGCAGACCAGCGCCGAGGGCGTCTTCGTCGCCGGCGACATGCACAAGGGCGCCTCGCTCATCGTCTGGGCGATCGCCGAGGGACGCGCCGCCGCCGCGGCCATCCACTCCTACCTCGGCGCCGCCGGGGAGCTGCCCGCCCCGGTTCGCTCCGATTCGCAGCCGTTGTCCGTCTGA
- the gltB gene encoding glutamate synthase large subunit, translating into METPVTTGGPVAYPHPQGLYDPQSERDACGVAFVADIHGRRSHDVVAKGLSALIRLDHRGARGAEQNTGDGAGIMIQVPDAYYRATAGFELPPAGQYATGLVFLPTDLDDAARAIKVFEKYVLVEGGEVLGWRDVPVDASDLGATAEDARPAIRQVFLAAHRLVDAPAGPAGEQLSGLELDRVAFCIRKQAERETSQRGVPAYFPSLSSRTITYKGMLTPEQLPAFFPELSDDRVDSAIALVHSRFSTNTFPSWPLAHPYRLIAHNGEINTIRGNKNWMAAREALLSSPRIPGNIKRLFPINSPEASDSASFDEVLELLHLAGRSLPHSVLMMIPEAWENDPDMDPARRAFYRFHASLMEPWDGPAAVAFTDGTVIGAVLDRNSLRPGRWWHTADGLVVLGSEAGVIDFEPEQVVAKGRLQPGKMFLVDTAAGRIVHDAEIKADLAAAEPYSDWLHAGLIELADLPAREHVIYTHDSVLRRQQVFGYTEEELKILVAPMARSGAEPLGSMGTDTPISPLSTRPRLLFDYFHQLFAQVTNPPLDAIREELVTSLSSTIGPEANLLDPGPASCRQIVLPYPVIDNDELAKILSIDEDGDLPGFKAVRVSGLYPLRDGAAGIKARLTQICRHVSEAIEDGVRILVLSDRDSNAGLAPIPSLLLTAAVHQHLVREQTRTQVALVVESGDCREVHHAAVLIGYGAAAVNPYLAFESVDDLIATGGLVGVEPRKAVRNYVKALGKGVLKIMSKMGISTVSSYCGAQVFEAVGLDNKLLQRYFAGTSGRIGGVGLDGIHQEVKARHEKAYPANPAERAHRRLEVGGEYQWRREGELHLFNPETVFLLQHATRSKQYDVFKRYTEKVDALSAEAGHLRGLFRFDSDRTPVPIDEVEPAAEIVKRFSTGAMSYGSISAESHETLAIAMNRIGAKSNTGEGGEDVERLYDPERRSAIKQIASGRFGVTSEYLVNADDLQIKMAQGAKPGEGGQLPGNKVWPWIAKTRHATPGVGLISPPPHHDIYSIEDLAQLVHDLKMVNPMSRVHVKLVSEIGVGTVAAGVAKLKADVILISGHDGGTGASPLNSLKHAGTPWELGLAEAQQTLLLNKLRDRVTVQVDGQLKTGRDVVVAALLGAEEFGFATAPLIVSGCIMMRVCHLDTCPVGIATQNPVLRERFTGKPEFVENFFMFLAEEVREILAELGFRSIDEAIGHAEILNVVQAVDHWKAKGLDLAPVLYVPELPEGAARRGVVAQDHGLDKALDNQLIALAQPALTDGLPVHAELATRNDQRSVGAMLGGEVSRRFGGNGLPDDTISFTLRGTGGNSFGAFLPRGVTLRLIGDSNDYVAKGLSGGRVVVRPAEDAAFTAEENTIAGNTLLYGATSGELFLRGRVGERFAVRNSGGHAVVEGVGDHGCEYMTGGIVVVLGPTGRNFAAGMSGGKAFLLDLDQNLVNPELVDLAPLTDDERDLLRSLVEKHHAETDSAVAGRLLKDWANAVERFTAVVPRDYKRVMELIKTAEAAGRNVDEAVMGVTSA; encoded by the coding sequence ATGGAAACACCAGTGACGACAGGAGGCCCGGTGGCATATCCGCACCCCCAGGGGCTTTATGACCCTCAGTCGGAGCGAGACGCCTGTGGTGTCGCATTTGTTGCCGACATTCACGGCCGTCGCTCCCACGATGTGGTGGCCAAGGGTCTGTCCGCGCTGATCCGGCTCGATCACCGGGGCGCCCGCGGCGCCGAGCAGAACACCGGTGACGGCGCCGGCATCATGATCCAGGTCCCGGACGCCTACTACCGCGCGACCGCCGGCTTCGAGCTGCCGCCCGCCGGCCAGTACGCGACCGGTCTCGTCTTCCTGCCCACGGACCTCGACGATGCGGCCCGTGCGATCAAGGTCTTCGAGAAGTACGTGCTCGTCGAGGGCGGCGAGGTGCTCGGCTGGCGTGACGTGCCGGTCGACGCGTCCGACCTGGGCGCCACCGCCGAGGACGCCCGCCCCGCGATCCGCCAGGTGTTCCTGGCCGCGCACCGGCTCGTCGACGCGCCCGCCGGCCCCGCCGGCGAGCAGCTGTCCGGGCTGGAGCTGGACCGGGTGGCGTTCTGCATCCGCAAGCAGGCCGAGCGGGAGACCTCCCAGCGCGGTGTCCCGGCGTACTTCCCGTCGCTGTCCTCGCGGACCATCACCTACAAGGGCATGCTCACCCCGGAGCAGCTGCCGGCGTTCTTCCCGGAGCTGTCCGACGACCGGGTGGACAGCGCGATCGCGCTGGTGCACTCCCGGTTCTCCACCAACACGTTCCCGTCGTGGCCGCTGGCGCACCCGTACCGGCTGATCGCCCACAACGGTGAGATCAACACGATCCGCGGCAACAAGAACTGGATGGCGGCCCGCGAGGCGCTGCTGTCGTCGCCGAGGATCCCGGGCAACATCAAGCGGCTGTTCCCGATCAACTCGCCCGAGGCGTCCGACTCGGCCAGCTTCGACGAGGTCCTCGAGCTGCTGCACCTGGCCGGCCGCAGCCTGCCGCACTCGGTGCTCATGATGATCCCCGAGGCGTGGGAGAACGACCCGGACATGGATCCGGCCCGCCGCGCCTTCTACCGGTTCCACGCGAGCCTCATGGAGCCGTGGGACGGTCCGGCCGCCGTGGCGTTCACCGACGGCACCGTCATCGGCGCCGTCCTGGACCGCAACAGCCTGCGCCCGGGCCGCTGGTGGCACACCGCCGACGGCCTGGTCGTGCTCGGCTCCGAGGCCGGCGTCATCGACTTCGAGCCGGAGCAGGTCGTCGCCAAGGGCCGCCTCCAGCCGGGCAAGATGTTCCTGGTCGACACCGCGGCCGGCCGCATCGTCCACGACGCCGAGATCAAGGCCGACCTGGCCGCCGCCGAGCCGTACTCGGACTGGCTGCACGCCGGCCTGATCGAGCTGGCGGACCTGCCCGCCCGCGAGCACGTCATCTACACCCACGACTCGGTCCTCCGCCGCCAGCAGGTGTTCGGCTACACCGAGGAAGAGCTCAAGATCCTGGTCGCGCCGATGGCGCGGTCGGGCGCCGAGCCGCTGGGCTCGATGGGCACCGACACCCCGATCTCGCCGCTGTCCACCCGGCCGCGGCTGCTGTTCGACTACTTCCACCAGCTGTTCGCCCAGGTGACGAACCCGCCGCTGGACGCCATCCGCGAGGAGCTGGTGACCAGCCTGTCGTCGACCATCGGCCCGGAGGCGAACCTGCTGGACCCGGGCCCGGCCAGCTGCCGGCAGATCGTCCTGCCGTACCCGGTGATCGACAACGACGAGCTCGCCAAGATCCTGTCCATCGACGAGGACGGCGACCTGCCCGGCTTCAAGGCGGTCCGGGTCTCCGGGCTTTACCCGCTGCGCGACGGGGCGGCCGGCATCAAGGCCCGGCTCACCCAGATCTGCCGGCACGTGTCGGAGGCCATCGAGGACGGCGTACGCATCCTCGTGCTGTCCGACCGCGACTCCAACGCCGGCCTGGCGCCGATCCCGTCGCTGCTGCTCACCGCCGCGGTCCACCAGCACCTGGTACGCGAGCAGACGCGTACCCAGGTGGCGCTGGTCGTCGAGTCCGGCGACTGCCGCGAGGTGCACCACGCCGCCGTGCTGATCGGCTACGGCGCGGCCGCGGTCAACCCGTACCTGGCGTTCGAGAGCGTCGACGACCTGATCGCCACCGGCGGCCTGGTCGGCGTCGAACCGCGCAAGGCGGTCCGCAACTACGTCAAGGCGCTCGGCAAGGGCGTCCTGAAGATCATGTCCAAGATGGGCATCTCGACCGTGTCGTCGTACTGCGGCGCCCAGGTGTTCGAGGCCGTCGGCCTGGACAACAAGCTGCTCCAGCGCTACTTCGCCGGCACCTCCGGCCGGATCGGCGGCGTCGGCCTCGACGGCATCCACCAGGAGGTCAAGGCCCGCCACGAGAAGGCGTACCCGGCGAACCCGGCCGAGCGGGCGCACCGCCGCCTCGAGGTCGGCGGCGAGTACCAGTGGCGCCGCGAGGGCGAACTGCACCTGTTCAACCCGGAGACCGTCTTCCTGCTCCAGCACGCCACCCGCAGCAAGCAGTACGACGTCTTCAAGCGCTACACCGAGAAGGTCGACGCGCTGTCGGCCGAGGCGGGTCACCTGCGTGGCCTGTTCCGCTTCGACTCCGACCGCACCCCGGTCCCGATCGACGAGGTCGAGCCGGCCGCCGAGATCGTCAAGCGGTTCTCCACCGGCGCGATGAGCTACGGCTCCATCTCCGCCGAGTCGCACGAGACCCTGGCCATCGCCATGAACCGGATCGGCGCCAAGTCGAACACCGGTGAGGGCGGCGAGGACGTCGAGCGCCTCTACGACCCGGAGCGCCGTTCCGCGATCAAGCAGATCGCCTCCGGCCGGTTCGGTGTGACCAGCGAGTACCTGGTCAACGCCGACGACCTCCAGATCAAGATGGCGCAGGGCGCGAAGCCCGGCGAGGGCGGCCAGCTGCCCGGCAACAAGGTGTGGCCGTGGATCGCCAAGACCCGGCACGCCACCCCGGGCGTCGGCCTCATCTCGCCGCCGCCGCACCACGACATCTACTCCATCGAGGACCTGGCCCAGCTGGTCCACGACCTCAAGATGGTCAACCCGATGTCGCGGGTGCACGTCAAGCTGGTCAGTGAGATCGGCGTCGGCACGGTCGCGGCCGGTGTGGCCAAGCTCAAGGCCGACGTCATCCTGATCTCCGGCCACGACGGCGGCACCGGCGCGTCCCCGCTGAACTCGCTCAAGCACGCCGGCACCCCGTGGGAGCTGGGCCTGGCCGAGGCACAGCAGACGCTGCTGCTCAACAAGCTCCGCGACCGTGTCACCGTGCAGGTCGACGGCCAGCTCAAGACCGGCCGCGACGTGGTCGTCGCCGCGCTGCTCGGCGCCGAGGAGTTCGGTTTCGCGACCGCTCCGCTGATCGTCTCCGGCTGCATCATGATGCGCGTCTGCCACCTGGACACCTGCCCGGTCGGCATCGCCACCCAGAACCCGGTGCTGCGCGAGCGCTTCACCGGCAAGCCGGAGTTCGTCGAGAACTTCTTCATGTTCCTCGCCGAAGAGGTCCGCGAGATCCTGGCCGAGCTGGGCTTCCGCAGCATCGACGAGGCCATCGGCCACGCCGAGATCCTCAACGTGGTCCAGGCCGTCGACCACTGGAAGGCCAAGGGCCTCGACCTGGCCCCGGTCCTGTACGTGCCGGAGCTGCCCGAGGGCGCCGCCCGCCGCGGCGTCGTCGCCCAGGACCACGGCCTCGACAAGGCGCTGGACAACCAGCTCATCGCCCTGGCCCAGCCGGCCCTGACCGACGGCCTGCCGGTCCACGCCGAACTGGCCACCCGCAACGACCAGCGCAGCGTCGGCGCGATGCTGGGCGGCGAGGTCAGCCGCCGCTTCGGCGGCAACGGCCTGCCCGACGACACCATCTCCTTCACCCTGCGCGGCACCGGCGGCAACTCGTTCGGCGCCTTCCTGCCGCGCGGCGTCACCCTGCGGCTCATCGGTGACAGCAACGACTACGTCGCCAAGGGCCTCTCCGGCGGCCGCGTCGTCGTGCGCCCCGCCGAGGACGCGGCGTTCACGGCGGAGGAGAACACCATCGCCGGCAACACCCTGCTGTACGGCGCCACCAGCGGTGAGCTGTTCCTGCGCGGCCGGGTCGGCGAACGGTTCGCGGTCCGCAACTCCGGCGGCCACGCGGTCGTCGAGGGTGTCGGCGACCACGGCTGCGAGTACATGACCGGCGGCATCGTGGTGGTGCTCGGCCCCACCGGCCGCAACTTCGCGGCCGGCATGAGCGGTGGCAAGGCGTTCCTGCTCGACCTCGACCAGAACCTGGTCAACCCGGAGCTCGTCGACCTCGCACCGCTGACCGACGACGAACGCGACCTGCTGCGCTCGCTCGTCGAGAAGCACCACGCCGAGACCGACTCGGCCGTCGCCGGCCGCCTGCTCAAGGACTGGGCGAACGCCGTCGAGCGGTTCACCGCCGTGGTCCCGCGCGACTACAAGCGCGTCATGGAACTGATCAAGACCGCCGAAGCCGCCGGTCGCAACGTCGACGAGGCGGTCATGGGGGTTACCAGTGCCTGA